In one Janibacter cremeus genomic region, the following are encoded:
- the bcp gene encoding thioredoxin-dependent thiol peroxidase, translating into MGERLTPGDPAPDFTLPDDTGTPVSLGDFRGKRVIVYFYPAAMTPGCTAQACDFSDSLEALRAVDTEVIGISPDAPEKLAKFRERDGLTITLLSDADKSVMRAWGAYGEKKLYGKVVEGVIRSTVVVGEDGVVTHARYNVKATGHVARIRRDLGIE; encoded by the coding sequence GTGGGCGAGAGACTCACCCCGGGCGATCCCGCCCCGGACTTCACCCTCCCTGATGACACCGGTACGCCCGTGTCCCTGGGCGACTTCCGCGGCAAGCGGGTCATCGTCTACTTCTACCCGGCGGCGATGACGCCGGGCTGCACGGCCCAGGCCTGCGACTTCAGCGACTCCCTGGAGGCGCTGCGCGCCGTCGACACCGAGGTCATCGGGATCTCGCCGGACGCGCCCGAGAAGCTTGCGAAGTTCCGGGAGCGCGATGGACTGACGATCACACTGCTCTCCGACGCCGACAAGTCCGTCATGAGGGCCTGGGGCGCCTATGGTGAGAAGAAGCTGTACGGCAAGGTCGTCGAGGGGGTCATCCGCTCGACGGTCGTCGTCGGAGAAGATGGTGTGGTCACCCACGCCCGTTACAACGTCAAGGCGACGGGCCACGTTGCCCGTATCCGCCGGGACCTCGGCATCG
- a CDS encoding energy-coupling factor ABC transporter permease — MHVPDGFLDGPTSVGTAAIAAAGIGVALWRSRSSLDDRTAPMAGMAAVFVFAAQMLNFPVGAGTSGHLLGGALAAVLVGPWTATLCITVVLVVQALLFADGGITALGTNVTLMAVVGVWVGWALFRAVVLVLPRRTASVPIAAAVAAFVSVPVTALAFVGMYAVGGQAPIPLDTLTTAMLSWHALIGIGEAVITFLVVGSITTARPDLVRGAAGRRPADLVRREAEVPA; from the coding sequence ATGCACGTCCCCGACGGATTCCTCGACGGGCCCACCTCGGTGGGCACCGCCGCCATCGCGGCGGCGGGCATCGGGGTGGCCCTGTGGCGCAGTCGCTCCTCGCTCGACGACCGGACCGCCCCGATGGCGGGGATGGCGGCCGTCTTCGTCTTCGCCGCACAGATGCTCAACTTCCCCGTGGGCGCCGGCACCTCCGGGCACCTGCTCGGCGGGGCACTCGCCGCGGTCCTCGTCGGGCCGTGGACGGCGACCCTGTGCATCACCGTCGTGCTCGTCGTGCAGGCGCTGCTCTTCGCCGACGGCGGCATCACCGCACTCGGCACCAATGTCACCCTCATGGCCGTGGTCGGGGTGTGGGTGGGCTGGGCGCTCTTCCGTGCCGTCGTCCTGGTCCTGCCACGGCGCACCGCCTCGGTGCCGATCGCCGCCGCCGTCGCCGCCTTCGTCTCCGTGCCGGTGACGGCCCTGGCCTTCGTCGGGATGTATGCCGTCGGTGGCCAGGCACCGATCCCCCTCGACACGCTGACCACGGCCATGCTGTCGTGGCACGCCCTCATCGGGATCGGCGAGGCGGTCATCACCTTCCTCGTCGTCGGATCCATCACGACCGCACGCCCGGACCTCGTGCGTGGAGCCGCCGGTCGACGACCAGCCGACCTGGTGCGGCGTGAAGCGGAGGTCCCGGCATGA
- a CDS encoding PDGLE domain-containing protein: protein MKHRISTRAVVLGGVVVALLLAAVVSFYASGSPDGLERVAENLGFAGTAGEHAAGDSPLADYGISGIGDARLSGGLAGVIGLSVVGIVMYGLTRLLRRGDSDATED from the coding sequence ATGAAGCACCGGATCAGCACCCGGGCCGTCGTCCTCGGCGGCGTGGTCGTCGCCCTGCTCCTCGCCGCGGTCGTGTCCTTCTACGCGTCGGGGTCGCCCGACGGGCTGGAGCGCGTCGCCGAGAACCTCGGCTTCGCCGGGACCGCCGGCGAGCACGCGGCCGGTGACTCACCCCTGGCCGACTACGGCATCAGCGGCATCGGGGACGCTCGCCTCTCCGGCGGGCTGGCCGGTGTCATCGGCCTCTCCGTCGTCGGGATCGTCATGTACGGCCTCACGCGTCTGCTGCGTCGCGGCGACTCCGACGCGACGGAGGACTGA
- the cbiQ gene encoding cobalt ECF transporter T component CbiQ: MGGPHGRSLHVAGTSVVHRLPAHVKVVALLVFVGAVVATPREAFWAYGLHAVGLLTAIVISTVPFRVLLPRLVIELPFVVFALLMPFVAMGPQTQVGPLSLSVAGLWGAWALLAKGTLGALASLLLAATTSATDLVGGLARLRLPRRLVEILAFMIRYLDVVTGELRRMRIARESRGFAGRSLAAWPVVAGSAGALFIRSFERGERVHLAMLSRRYTGELHLGAGPSAPEVAWVRALALPTVAALVAAVAISMGVWA; the protein is encoded by the coding sequence GTGGGCGGCCCCCACGGCCGCTCCCTGCACGTCGCCGGAACCTCCGTCGTGCACCGGCTGCCCGCCCACGTGAAGGTCGTCGCGCTCCTCGTCTTCGTCGGCGCGGTCGTGGCGACCCCGCGCGAGGCCTTCTGGGCCTACGGGCTGCACGCGGTCGGGCTGCTGACCGCGATCGTGATCTCGACCGTCCCGTTCCGAGTACTGCTGCCCCGGCTGGTGATCGAGCTCCCGTTCGTCGTCTTCGCGCTGCTCATGCCCTTCGTCGCGATGGGGCCGCAGACGCAGGTCGGTCCGCTGTCGTTGTCCGTCGCCGGACTGTGGGGGGCGTGGGCACTGCTGGCGAAGGGGACGCTGGGCGCCCTGGCATCGCTGCTCCTGGCGGCCACGACCTCCGCGACCGACCTCGTCGGTGGCCTGGCCCGGCTGCGGCTGCCACGACGTCTGGTGGAGATACTCGCCTTCATGATCCGCTACCTCGACGTCGTCACGGGGGAGCTGCGACGCATGCGCATCGCCCGGGAGTCCCGCGGCTTCGCCGGCAGGTCGCTGGCCGCCTGGCCGGTGGTGGCCGGCTCCGCCGGCGCCCTGTTCATCCGCTCCTTCGAGCGCGGCGAGCGGGTGCACCTGGCGATGCTCTCTCGCCGCTACACCGGCGAGCTCCACCTCGGTGCCGGACCGTCCGCACCCGAGGTGGCGTGGGTGCGCGCGCTCGCACTCCCCACGGTCGCTGCGCTCGTCGCGGCGGTCGCCATCAGCATGGGGGTGTGGGCATGA
- a CDS encoding energy-coupling factor ABC transporter ATP-binding protein: protein MSTPVVELRGLRHAYPDGHEALRGVDLHVHPRERVALLGPNGAGKTTLVLHLNGVLRPDSGSVTISGLPVADDSLLEVRRRVGIVFQDPDDQLFMPTVRQDVAFGPRNLGLRGAELDARVDSALAAVEVSDLADRPPHHLSFGQRRRVAIATVLAMEPEILVLDEPSSNLDPAARREVADILRGLDVTVLMVTHDLPYALELCERSVLLSDGRVVGDGPTADILGDRELMAANRLELPYGFDPASVPAATPRAD from the coding sequence ATGAGCACACCGGTCGTCGAGCTGCGCGGGCTCCGGCACGCCTACCCGGACGGGCACGAGGCGCTGCGTGGCGTCGACCTGCACGTGCATCCACGCGAGCGGGTCGCCCTGCTCGGCCCGAACGGCGCGGGCAAGACCACGCTCGTGCTCCACCTGAACGGCGTGCTGCGCCCCGACTCCGGGAGCGTGACGATCTCGGGCCTGCCGGTCGCCGACGACTCCCTTCTCGAGGTGCGCCGGCGGGTGGGGATCGTCTTCCAGGACCCGGACGACCAGCTCTTCATGCCGACGGTGCGCCAGGACGTCGCCTTCGGGCCCCGTAACCTCGGCCTGCGCGGCGCTGAGCTCGACGCCCGGGTGGACTCGGCGCTGGCAGCGGTCGAGGTGTCGGACCTGGCCGACCGGCCACCGCACCACCTGTCCTTCGGCCAGCGGCGCAGGGTGGCGATCGCGACGGTGCTGGCGATGGAGCCGGAGATCCTCGTCCTCGACGAGCCGAGCAGCAACCTCGACCCGGCGGCGCGCCGGGAGGTCGCCGACATCCTGCGGGGGCTGGACGTCACGGTCCTCATGGTCACGCACGACCTGCCTTACGCCCTGGAGCTGTGCGAGCGCTCCGTGCTGCTCTCGGACGGCCGGGTGGTCGGTGACGGCCCGACGGCCGACATCCTCGGTGATCGTGAGCTCATGGCCGCCAACCGGCTCGAGCTGCCCTACGGCTTCGACCCCGCGTCGGTGCCGGCGGCGACGCCCAGGGCGGACTGA
- a CDS encoding HNH endonuclease signature motif containing protein: MEQSTQQVDGPREGLPSALASIVAGLSDSAAADVERLTAGELLEVIDAAEAVKASAAAVQARATVQFVQQRDEDATSAAGRGELSAREVTCRRSAARAEVALARRCSPSQADRHVGLAKALVSDLPRVMDALSRGEVSEWRATIIARETACLDSHDRREADARLADELSRLGDKALGDAARRACIDLDPDAVVERRARAAASRRVGVRPAPDGMAYLSVLGRMTDVVGAHASLLAAEKARFVATGDPRVDAARTCDDRGRGAWLADTALERLSGRAEGVAQPVEVGLVMDEDALFPGRADATASGCDSEEGAADSREGGGGSREDAKRPGRVEMPGWGPVPTSMAREHLLRLLEEDVDGETDGVGDRTAERAQRVGFWLRRLWTGPDGRDVVAMDSRRRFFHGGLRRLLELRDPTCRVPWCDAPARQIDHVTPVAHGGATSAANGAGLCQCHNLVKEEPGWTVEVTTTGLDPGEGPHEIRLTTPTGRIHDCPAPPLFGAGRPPRPRAVPGSAPPDPDRWRTDDHPVPDSRSPLEAVLAELIHAA, translated from the coding sequence ATGGAGCAGTCGACGCAGCAGGTGGATGGGCCGAGGGAGGGCCTGCCGAGCGCGCTCGCCTCGATTGTGGCGGGCCTGTCTGACAGTGCTGCTGCAGATGTGGAGAGGCTGACGGCGGGGGAGTTGCTGGAGGTCATCGATGCGGCGGAGGCGGTCAAGGCCTCGGCCGCGGCGGTGCAGGCCAGGGCCACCGTCCAGTTCGTGCAGCAGCGTGACGAGGACGCCACGAGCGCTGCCGGGCGGGGTGAGCTGAGTGCACGCGAGGTGACCTGTCGTCGCAGCGCGGCGCGGGCGGAGGTCGCGCTGGCGCGACGGTGCTCACCCTCGCAGGCGGACCGCCACGTGGGTCTCGCCAAGGCACTGGTCTCGGACCTGCCCCGGGTGATGGATGCGTTGTCGCGGGGTGAGGTCAGTGAGTGGCGCGCGACGATCATCGCCCGCGAGACCGCCTGCCTCGACTCGCACGACCGCCGGGAGGCCGATGCCCGCCTGGCGGACGAGCTGTCCCGGCTGGGGGACAAGGCCCTAGGGGATGCAGCCCGACGGGCGTGCATCGACCTGGATCCGGACGCGGTGGTCGAGCGCCGGGCCCGGGCGGCAGCCTCCCGACGCGTGGGCGTGCGACCGGCTCCGGACGGGATGGCCTACCTGAGCGTGCTGGGGCGGATGACCGACGTGGTCGGTGCGCATGCCTCACTGCTGGCCGCGGAGAAGGCCCGGTTCGTGGCCACTGGTGACCCGCGGGTCGATGCCGCCCGCACCTGCGATGACCGGGGTCGAGGCGCGTGGCTGGCCGACACCGCCCTGGAGCGGCTGTCCGGACGAGCCGAAGGGGTAGCGCAACCGGTCGAGGTGGGGCTGGTGATGGATGAGGACGCCCTCTTCCCCGGCCGGGCGGACGCGACCGCTTCCGGTTGCGACAGCGAGGAGGGCGCCGCCGACTCCCGAGAGGGCGGCGGTGGCTCCCGGGAGGACGCCAAGCGGCCGGGGAGGGTGGAGATGCCCGGCTGGGGGCCCGTGCCGACCTCGATGGCCCGCGAGCACCTGCTGCGCCTCCTCGAGGAGGACGTCGACGGGGAGACCGACGGCGTAGGGGACAGGACGGCGGAGCGGGCACAGCGCGTGGGGTTCTGGCTACGCCGGCTCTGGACCGGTCCCGACGGGCGTGACGTGGTCGCGATGGACTCCCGTAGGCGCTTCTTCCACGGCGGACTGAGGCGCCTGCTCGAGCTGCGCGACCCCACGTGTCGCGTGCCGTGGTGCGACGCGCCCGCCCGTCAGATCGACCACGTCACCCCCGTCGCCCACGGCGGAGCGACGAGCGCCGCCAACGGTGCCGGCCTGTGCCAGTGCCACAACCTGGTCAAGGAGGAGCCCGGCTGGACCGTCGAGGTCACCACCACCGGTCTCGATCCCGGCGAGGGCCCACACGAGATCCGCCTGACCACACCCACCGGCCGCATCCACGACTGCCCGGCACCACCCCTCTTCGGAGCCGGGCGCCCTCCACGACCCCGGGCCGTGCCGGGATCGGCTCCCCCTGATCCGGACCGATGGCGCACGGACGATCATCCAGTGCCGGACAGCCGCTCACCCCTCGAAGCCGTCCTCGCGGAGCTCATCCACGCGGCCTGA
- a CDS encoding OsmC family protein — MSDHSFTTSLRWAGSTGAGYDVYPREHELGVAGETVRASSAGAFLGDPDRPNPEQLLVAAASSCQLLSFLAVASRARLDVVDYRDEAVGHMPEENRPMWVTRIVLRPHITFTGSPPRAKIERLVEVAHRECFIAASLRSEIVIEPVLVGVGD, encoded by the coding sequence GTGAGCGACCACTCCTTCACGACCTCCCTGCGCTGGGCCGGTTCGACCGGCGCGGGCTACGACGTCTACCCCCGTGAGCACGAGCTGGGGGTGGCTGGCGAGACGGTCCGTGCGAGCAGCGCGGGTGCCTTCCTCGGGGACCCGGATCGGCCCAACCCCGAGCAGCTCCTCGTGGCTGCTGCCAGCAGCTGTCAGCTGCTGTCCTTCCTCGCCGTCGCGTCGCGGGCGCGGCTCGACGTCGTCGACTACCGCGATGAGGCCGTGGGCCACATGCCCGAGGAGAACCGGCCGATGTGGGTGACCCGCATCGTGCTGCGTCCGCACATCACCTTCACCGGCAGCCCTCCGCGCGCCAAGATCGAGCGTCTGGTCGAGGTCGCGCACCGGGAGTGCTTCATCGCCGCCAGCCTGCGGAGCGAGATCGTCATCGAGCCGGTGCTCGTCGGAGTGGGTGACTGA
- the rdgB gene encoding RdgB/HAM1 family non-canonical purine NTP pyrophosphatase: MTRRVVLATHNEHKVKELREILAASSSAAGPDLEIVSMAAFPEVGEIPETEVTFAGNARLKAEHVARATSLPSLADDSGLAVDVLGGAPGIFSARWSGLHGGEDLSRAEKDRRNLQLLLDQLADVPDEHRQAAFRCAAALAVPGGATVVSEGSVPGSIAREPVGEKGFGYDPIFVPDGDTRSLAQYSDAEKNAISHRGRAFRGMVPLLREHLSAP, from the coding sequence GTGACCCGTCGGGTCGTCCTCGCGACGCACAACGAGCACAAGGTCAAGGAGCTGCGGGAGATCCTGGCCGCTTCCTCGAGCGCTGCGGGGCCGGACCTCGAGATCGTCTCGATGGCGGCCTTCCCGGAGGTCGGCGAGATCCCGGAGACCGAGGTGACCTTCGCCGGCAACGCCCGGCTGAAGGCCGAGCACGTCGCCCGGGCGACGTCGCTCCCTTCGCTCGCTGACGACTCGGGACTCGCGGTGGACGTCCTCGGGGGCGCACCCGGGATCTTCTCCGCCCGGTGGTCCGGGCTGCACGGCGGCGAGGACCTGTCGCGCGCCGAGAAGGACCGCCGCAACCTCCAGCTGCTGCTCGACCAGCTCGCGGACGTGCCGGACGAGCACCGGCAGGCAGCCTTCCGGTGCGCGGCCGCGCTCGCCGTCCCCGGTGGGGCGACGGTCGTGAGCGAAGGGAGCGTCCCGGGTTCCATCGCTCGGGAACCTGTGGGGGAGAAGGGCTTCGGGTACGACCCGATCTTCGTCCCGGACGGGGACACGCGCTCGCTCGCGCAGTACTCGGATGCCGAGAAGAACGCGATCAGCCACCGGGGTCGTGCCTTCCGGGGGATGGTCCCGCTGCTGCGCGAGCATCTCTCCGCTCCCTGA
- the rph gene encoding ribonuclease PH: MTDTTPRHDGRTPEQLREVRLTRNWLDHAEGSVLVEFGKTRVLVAASFEAGVPRWLKGQGTGWVTAEYEMLPRSTNTRSGRESRKGKVGGRTHEISRLIGRSLRAVIDTKALGENTIILDCDVLQADGGTRTAAITGAYVALADAIEDARSRGLIAASAKPLTGSIAAVSVGVIGGQAVCDLDYPEDSTAETDMNVVMTGTGDFVEVQGTAEGAPFDRELLGELLDLATAGCADLTGRQQAALAETPRERRP, from the coding sequence ATGACTGACACCACCCCCCGCCATGACGGACGCACCCCCGAGCAGCTGCGCGAGGTGCGCCTCACCCGCAACTGGCTCGACCACGCGGAGGGCTCCGTCCTCGTCGAGTTCGGCAAGACCCGCGTCCTCGTCGCGGCGTCCTTCGAGGCCGGTGTCCCGCGCTGGCTCAAGGGCCAGGGCACCGGATGGGTCACCGCGGAGTACGAGATGCTGCCGCGCAGCACCAACACCCGCAGCGGCCGCGAGTCCCGCAAGGGGAAGGTCGGCGGCCGCACGCACGAGATCTCCCGCCTGATCGGGCGGAGCCTGCGCGCCGTCATCGACACGAAGGCGCTGGGGGAGAACACGATCATCCTCGACTGCGACGTGCTCCAGGCCGACGGTGGTACCCGCACCGCGGCGATCACGGGCGCCTATGTGGCCCTCGCCGACGCGATCGAGGACGCCCGGAGCCGTGGGCTCATCGCAGCGTCCGCCAAGCCCCTCACCGGCTCCATCGCGGCGGTGTCCGTCGGCGTCATCGGCGGGCAGGCCGTCTGCGACCTGGACTACCCGGAGGACTCGACCGCGGAGACCGACATGAACGTCGTGATGACCGGGACCGGTGACTTCGTCGAGGTCCAGGGGACGGCCGAGGGCGCCCCCTTCGACCGGGAGCTCCTGGGTGAGCTGCTCGACCTGGCGACCGCGGGCTGCGCGGACCTCACCGGGAGGCAGCAGGCCGCGCTCGCCGAGACCCCGCGGGAGCGCCGGCCGTGA
- a CDS encoding alpha/beta fold hydrolase, with protein sequence MDARARIDLTGGGSTLLHVAEAKDSGGPLVLVLPAMGIPAGYYGPFVDDLARAGVGAAVADYPGQGQARPGIGRHHDHGYTEVAHDWLHRVVEAVRREHDGPLVVLGHSLGGHILLTHLAGDEPLADAAVLIGAGTPFWRTHQGVKTLVQTQFMGLVSSARGFWPGDRLGFGGRQPRTLVREWAAFARTGRLAPGRRPIEAALRGVSLPVLVVDLDGDDLAPPAAVDALVAKLPSAQMERFTFAKGPDDPGKPVNHFSFARSPELIGERIAEWVLKNAEVSASGPG encoded by the coding sequence ATGGACGCACGCGCGCGGATCGACCTGACCGGCGGGGGCAGCACCCTGCTCCACGTGGCCGAGGCGAAGGACTCCGGTGGGCCGCTCGTGCTCGTGCTGCCGGCCATGGGGATCCCGGCCGGATACTACGGCCCCTTCGTCGACGACCTCGCCCGAGCCGGTGTCGGCGCCGCCGTCGCCGACTACCCCGGTCAGGGCCAGGCGAGACCGGGCATCGGGCGTCACCACGACCACGGGTACACCGAGGTCGCCCACGACTGGCTGCATCGGGTCGTGGAGGCGGTGCGGAGGGAGCACGACGGTCCCCTCGTGGTCCTCGGCCACTCCCTCGGCGGGCACATCCTGCTGACCCACCTGGCGGGGGACGAGCCGCTCGCGGACGCGGCCGTCCTCATCGGCGCGGGCACGCCCTTCTGGCGCACGCACCAGGGGGTGAAGACGCTCGTGCAGACGCAGTTCATGGGGCTGGTGAGCAGTGCGCGGGGGTTCTGGCCCGGCGACCGGCTCGGGTTCGGCGGGCGTCAGCCCCGCACCCTGGTCCGGGAGTGGGCCGCCTTCGCGCGCACCGGGCGGCTCGCCCCCGGGCGCCGCCCGATCGAGGCGGCACTGCGTGGTGTGAGCCTGCCGGTGCTGGTCGTCGACCTCGACGGCGACGACCTCGCACCGCCGGCGGCGGTCGACGCGCTCGTGGCCAAGCTCCCGTCCGCGCAGATGGAGCGCTTCACCTTCGCCAAGGGGCCGGACGACCCGGGGAAGCCGGTCAACCACTTCTCCTTCGCCCGCTCCCCCGAGCTCATCGGCGAGCGGATCGCCGAGTGGGTGCTGAAGAACGCCGAGGTCAGCGCGTCAGGTCCTGGGTGA
- a CDS encoding S66 family peptidase: MDTRLPAPLRPGDTIAVTAPSSGVAPPLWPRLDVAVAHLRRRGFEVIEGVCLRDRDDHHVSASKAARADELMALLVDPDVAAVVPPWGGETGIDLLPYLDFDLLAECDPCWYVGFSDTTTTMLPLTLRSGWSTLHGLNLMDTPYAPAPGLLHWLDVATSEGGELTQTAATHRRAGGWDDYAADPEVDEMTLTEPTGWSLLAGTSATFAGPLVGGCIEVLSPLAGTPFADVPGWARAQADPPIVLLEAAEGNAFEIARALHGMRLAGWFDRCAGVLIGRTPAPDGPTLTQHGAVRDALGDLDVPVVLDVDFGHQQPMMPLVLGAGTRVEVAGDVQRITQDLTR; this comes from the coding sequence GTGGACACCCGCCTGCCCGCCCCCCTTCGCCCCGGTGACACGATCGCGGTCACCGCGCCGAGCTCGGGAGTGGCCCCACCTCTCTGGCCGCGGCTGGACGTGGCGGTCGCCCACCTGCGACGGCGCGGCTTCGAGGTCATCGAGGGCGTCTGCCTGCGGGACCGCGACGACCACCACGTGAGCGCGTCGAAGGCGGCCCGCGCCGACGAGCTCATGGCCCTGCTCGTCGACCCGGACGTCGCCGCGGTGGTGCCGCCGTGGGGTGGTGAGACCGGGATCGACCTGCTGCCGTACCTGGACTTCGACCTGCTCGCCGAGTGCGACCCGTGCTGGTACGTGGGCTTCTCCGACACGACCACGACGATGCTGCCGCTCACCCTGCGTTCCGGCTGGTCGACCCTGCACGGGCTCAACCTCATGGACACGCCCTACGCACCCGCGCCCGGCCTGCTGCACTGGCTGGACGTGGCCACGAGCGAAGGGGGTGAGCTCACCCAGACCGCCGCGACGCACCGCCGCGCAGGTGGCTGGGACGACTACGCCGCCGACCCCGAGGTCGACGAGATGACCCTCACCGAGCCGACGGGGTGGTCGCTCCTGGCCGGCACCTCGGCCACCTTCGCCGGGCCGCTGGTCGGTGGGTGCATCGAGGTGCTCTCACCTCTGGCGGGGACCCCCTTCGCCGACGTGCCGGGGTGGGCCCGGGCGCAGGCCGACCCACCGATCGTGCTGCTCGAGGCGGCGGAGGGCAATGCCTTCGAGATCGCCCGTGCGCTGCACGGGATGCGGCTGGCCGGATGGTTCGACCGGTGCGCCGGCGTCCTCATCGGCCGGACGCCGGCGCCGGACGGGCCGACCCTGACGCAGCACGGGGCCGTGCGTGACGCGCTCGGCGACCTCGACGTGCCCGTGGTCCTCGACGTCGACTTCGGTCACCAGCAGCCGATGATGCCGCTGGTCCTCGGTGCGGGAACCCGGGTCGAGGTGGCCGGTGACGTCCAGCGGATCACCCAGGACCTGACGCGCTGA
- a CDS encoding ABC transporter substrate-binding protein, with amino-acid sequence MTSRPRTLATTAALALFLTACGTADPGSTGSGASEESATVEHAMGSTEVPCTPQKVVTLGQGQTDSVLALGVTPVGVVEPWTDDWYEYLPREVEEAEVVGTELEPDLEKIASLQPDLIVGSKLRHEAVYDKLSKIAPTVFSETIGVTWKENVSLWAEALCAPEEGKQIVADYEERADRLGRDLAEAGKADTEVSIIRFMPDQVRIYLTGFPGSVIRDAGLERPKAQRVEDWETSEQLVEISEERIPDMDGDVIFQMVSSEHYAQQGTTSVDEQMERWTSTDLWQNLSAVKQDDVVVVDESHWNLGGGIGAANAMLEDLEGNLLTDK; translated from the coding sequence ATGACGAGCCGACCCCGCACCCTGGCGACCACTGCCGCGCTGGCCCTCTTCCTCACCGCATGTGGCACGGCGGACCCCGGGTCCACCGGCTCCGGTGCTTCCGAGGAGAGCGCGACGGTCGAGCACGCCATGGGCTCGACCGAGGTGCCCTGCACTCCGCAGAAGGTCGTCACCCTCGGCCAGGGACAGACCGACTCCGTCCTGGCGCTCGGCGTCACCCCCGTCGGCGTGGTCGAGCCGTGGACCGACGACTGGTACGAGTACCTCCCCCGCGAGGTCGAGGAGGCCGAGGTCGTCGGCACCGAGCTCGAGCCCGACCTCGAGAAGATCGCCTCCCTCCAGCCCGACCTCATCGTCGGATCGAAGCTGCGCCACGAGGCCGTCTACGACAAGCTGTCCAAGATCGCCCCGACCGTCTTCTCGGAGACCATCGGCGTTACGTGGAAGGAGAACGTCTCGCTCTGGGCCGAGGCGCTCTGCGCCCCCGAGGAGGGCAAGCAGATCGTTGCCGACTACGAGGAGCGAGCCGACCGGCTCGGCCGGGACCTCGCCGAGGCCGGCAAGGCCGACACGGAGGTGTCGATCATCCGCTTCATGCCGGACCAGGTGCGCATCTACCTCACCGGCTTCCCGGGATCGGTCATCCGCGACGCCGGACTGGAGCGCCCGAAGGCCCAGCGGGTCGAGGACTGGGAGACGTCCGAGCAGCTCGTCGAGATCTCCGAGGAGCGCATCCCCGACATGGACGGCGACGTCATCTTCCAGATGGTCTCCTCCGAGCACTACGCCCAGCAGGGCACCACCAGCGTCGACGAGCAGATGGAGCGGTGGACCTCGACGGACCTGTGGCAGAACCTCTCCGCCGTGAAGCAGGACGACGTCGTGGTCGTCGACGAGAGCCACTGGAACCTCGGCGGTGGCATCGGCGCCGCCAACGCCATGCTCGAGGACCTCGAGGGCAACCTGCTCACCGACAAGTGA
- a CDS encoding FecCD family ABC transporter permease, translating into MTVRPAGVRGATRAPRPGAARVVLVPAALLLLLVVTVLASFAIGSVRLPPGEVIDALRGARTTETHLIVRDLRLPRAVAGVVAGLCLAVAGVLLQGATRNPLASPTLLGITSGAGFAVVVSVAVLDMPTRYTVWAAFLGGGIAAGTALALAGTGRDAMSPVRLALSGAIVSLLLSAWTQALLALNQADADQVRHWLAGSLAGRDAAAVPPLLPIIGVGLLATALLARSLDALSLGDEAAVGLGQHPGRVRLLAGLTAVCLSAVAVALAGPIAFLGLIVPHVARALVGSAHRDVLITSALLGPVVLLAADIVGRVVARPSEIQAGVLTALIGAPVLIRVASRAKGAL; encoded by the coding sequence GTGACCGTGCGTCCGGCCGGGGTGCGTGGGGCCACACGTGCGCCCCGGCCGGGCGCCGCCAGGGTCGTCCTCGTCCCGGCGGCACTCCTGCTCCTCCTGGTGGTCACTGTGCTGGCGAGCTTCGCCATCGGATCGGTGCGCCTGCCGCCCGGGGAGGTCATCGACGCACTCCGCGGGGCACGCACCACCGAGACCCACCTGATCGTGCGGGACCTGCGCCTGCCGCGGGCCGTCGCCGGGGTCGTGGCCGGGCTCTGCCTCGCCGTCGCCGGTGTCCTCCTGCAGGGCGCGACCCGCAACCCCCTCGCCTCCCCCACCCTGCTCGGCATCACCTCCGGCGCCGGCTTCGCCGTCGTCGTCTCCGTGGCCGTGCTCGACATGCCCACCCGGTACACCGTCTGGGCAGCCTTCCTGGGCGGCGGGATCGCCGCCGGCACCGCCCTCGCCCTCGCGGGCACGGGCCGGGACGCGATGTCGCCCGTGCGACTGGCCCTCTCCGGGGCCATCGTCTCGCTCCTGCTGTCGGCCTGGACCCAGGCGCTGCTCGCCCTCAATCAGGCCGATGCCGACCAGGTGCGCCACTGGCTCGCCGGCTCGCTGGCCGGCCGGGACGCGGCTGCGGTCCCACCCCTGCTGCCGATCATCGGTGTCGGACTGCTCGCCACCGCCCTGCTCGCACGCTCGCTCGACGCGCTCTCCCTCGGGGACGAGGCGGCCGTCGGCCTGGGGCAGCATCCCGGGCGGGTCCGTCTGCTGGCCGGCCTCACGGCGGTGTGCCTGTCCGCCGTGGCCGTGGCCCTGGCCGGTCCCATCGCCTTCCTCGGCCTGATCGTCCCGCACGTGGCCAGGGCCCTCGTCGGGTCCGCCCACCGGGACGTCCTGATCACCTCCGCCCTCCTCGGGCCGGTCGTGCTCCTGGCCGCGGACATCGTCGGCCGGGTGGTCGCCCGGCCCTCCGAGATCCAGGCGGGCGTGCTCACCGCGCTCATCGGCGCGCCGGTCCTGATCCGTGTCGCCAGTCGGGCGAAGGGGGCGCTGTGA